In the Pedobacter cryoconitis genome, AAAGAATAAAGGAATTGATATTGAACTCAGTACTAAAAACTTTACTGGTGCCTTTAAATGGAATACGAGTTTCAATATTGGTTTCAACAAAAACAGGGTTACTAACCTATACCTGGATCAGCCAGTAGCCAGGTTCGCTAATCAGAATATTACAGTAGGCCGTGATATGAATTCCTGGTATACCAGAGAATGGGCTGGTGTAGACCCTGCTAATGGAGATCCATTATGGTATATGACCAAAGCAGATGGTACTACAACGACCACTAACAATTACAATGCTGCAGAGAGAAGATACGTAGGCACTTCGTCACCAAAATTCACTGGTGGTATGGGCAATGAGTTTACTTACAAGAATTTCAGCTTAAATACATTCTTCAATTTTGTATATGGCAGTAAGATTTATAATGCCGACCGGGAAGTATTTGATGCGGATGGTGCCTATCCTCAATACAACAGTATGCTCTTAAAGGATGGCTGGAACAGATGGGAAAATTCCGGAGATATGGCCACGCATCCAAAAGCTGTAGTGAATGGGAATAAATTATCCAATAAACCTTCTTCCAGATATTTAGAAGATGGTTCTTACTTGAGATTAAGGAATATTACCCTTGGCTATAGTTTCTCTGATGCCATTACTAAAAGACTTAAAATTTCAAATCTGAGAGTTTATGTAAGTGCAGACAACCTGGTTACTTTCACCAAGTTTTCGGGCATGGATCCGGAAGTTGCCGATTTAGATCCTTCTACTATATTCTCTACGCCAAATACGAGTGGGGTAAGCGGCACCAAATACCCGATTAGTAAAAAGATATTATTCGGTGTTAACATAGGTTTTTAAGTATAAAAAAAATTACAAAAATGACTAACAGCTATAAAACAATAGTAGCTATGGCGCTTATCGTGTCTGCTACAGCCTGTAAAAAAGACCTGACGCTTCCTCCTTATAGTGGTATCGTTAATGAAACCGTAGTAGGCACGCTTGAAGGACTTCAATCAGCCACTATCGGAACTTATAATTATATCAAGGATCCTTATTATATACGTAATTACCACATATTTGCTGAGTATGCAAGTGATAATGTTTCTTTAAGTGGTACAACCACTGACCCTTTATTTTATGCTTATAATTATCAGCATCAAAAAAACCAGGGCAATGCAGAAAACTTCTGGCGCAAAGGTTATCAGGCCATTTTCGGTACCAATGTGGTTATTGAAAAAGTAGTGGAAAGTGAAGACCCTGTAAGAAACCAGCTGCTTGGAGAAAACTATTTTTTAAGAGCAATGATCCATTTTGATCTGGTTAAATTCTTCGGACGGCCTTATACGGATAACAACGGTGAGTCTTTAGGTGTGATGCTTAAAACAAATACTGATGTAAAAGAATTACCAGCCAGATCCAGGGTAAAAGATGTTTATGCTTTAGTAGTTAGCGATTTACTAAAATCGATCAAGCTAATGAACAGTACAAAAAACAATAATTTTGCTTCTAAAGAAGTGGCCATAGCGCTATTGAGCAGAGTTTATCTGTATATGGGAGATTATAAAAATGCCTTTGATTATGCAGATCAGGTAATTAAAAGCGGACGTTATTCGCTATTGCCCTCTGCTGGATATTCAAAATATTTTACGAGTGTTCCTGAGGGAAATCCAGAAACCATTTTTGCGATAAGACATGTACTTAAAGATGACCGCCTTGATGATGCGATTGGTTCGATGTACTGGGGCGGAGCAATTGGTTATGGTGAAATGTATGCCTCACAATCTTACAGAGATTTAGTTCATAAATTCCCTGAAGATTTACGTAATTCATTTGTCGTTCCGCAATATGAAAAAAATGCTGACGGAACTGTTAAGAAAGATGCACAGGGAAACCCTGTTCTTCAGAAAAGAAATGGTTATCCCAAATACTTCATTAACAAGTACTCATTTCAAGAAGGCTATGAAACTTTAAGTTCTCCTGTGGTCTTGAGATTAGCAGAAATGTATTTGACAAGAGCAGAATGTGCTTTCCAGTTGGGCAGGCCAAACGATGCCCTGGTTGATGTTAACGTCATCAGAAGCCGCGCGGGATTAAGTGGAAATGCTTTATTTTCTTCAGGTAACCTGATGGGTTATACGAATGTATTGGATGTGATACTGGATGAAAGAAGATTGGAATTTGCATTTGAGTCTCAGCGTAAGTTCGATATTTTCAGAAATAAGAAAACATTAAACAGAGATTATCCGGGTACTCACCTGACATCCGGACAAACCACACAGCAAATTCCATATACGGATCCACGTGTGATCTTCTTTATTCCAGAGAATGATATTGTACTCAACCCTAACCTGGTTCAAAATCCTTAACCTAAAACCATATACCTATGAAGACCATTATTTTATCCTTATCGTTCCTATCTCTTTTGATAGGGACCTCTTGTAAAAAAAGTGATGCCAATACAGCAGACAACACGAAAACGCCCAAAGAGATTAATGATTTTGTAGCAACCGGGCCAAAGATTGCGATTGCCTTAGGTGGAAATGCCTGGGTAAAAACTACTGCGAGTGAACAGATTAATAACAACGGCCTCGCGAACTGGACCAATGCGGGTGCAGTGACCAGTGTTTACTTCAGAACTGAAAAGCCGGGTATGGTGACGGTTGCTTTAAGAATGAAAGTCCCTTCAGGAAACAGTACGTTTAAAGTATCAACGGGTACACAGTCGATCACTAAAACAGCATCAAATTCATCATTTGATACGGTAGCAGTTGGAAATTTCAATATTACTGCCAAAGGGTATATCAAATTTGATATACAGGGAATCAGTAAAACAGGTGATTATTTTGGTGAGGTTTCCGATCTGATTATCAGCGGAAAACCAGTAACCGATACGGTATCTTATGCCAAAGACAACATTGATTCCCGTTTTTACTGGGGACGCAGAGGGCCTTCGGTACATGTGAACTATACCATTCCTGATGCGATTAAAAATAATGTAGAATGGTTTTACAACGAGATCAATGTTCCTGCAGGTTCAGATCCGACTGGTTCTTATTTCATGTCTAACGGTTTTGGCGAAGGTTACTTCGGTATCCAGGTCAATTCGGCTACAGAACGCAGAGTATTGTTTTCGCTATGGAGTCCTTTCCCTACGGATGATCCCGCAACCATACCAGATGACAAAAAGATTAAACTGATCAAAAAAGGTACAGCTGTACATACTGGTGAATTTGGTAATGAAGGTTCTGGTGGCCAGAGTTACCTGATTTATCCATGGGCAGCAGGAAAAACCTACACTTTTTTAACCAGAGCACAGCCGGATGCAGTAACGAACAAGACGGTTTATACTTCTTATTTTAAACCTGCCGATGGCAACTGGACATTAATTGCAAGTTTTGAACGTCCTGCAACCAATACCAGATTGAAAAGTCTGTATTCCTTTCTGGAGAATTTCAATCCGGAAATGGGAAATATAGAACGAAAAGCTAATTATGGAAACCAGTGGGCAATAGACACGAATGGTAACTGGACAGAAATTACAGCGATGAAATTTACGGGTGATGATATTGCAAACAGAGGATACAGAAAAGATGTTGGCGGGGGCGTAAATGGCAACCAGTTCTTTTTAAGAAACGGAGGATTTTTTAGTGATGCAACTGCACTGAAACAGACCTTTAACAGACCTTCCACTGGTGCTGCACACCCGGTGATTGATTTCAGTAATCTGCCTTAGGAAGATCCGGAACAATTTATCATTTGATATGCATCAATTAGCCCTGGCAATAATGGCCGGGGCTTTTTATTTAATCATTTTAATTACTTATATTAAAAGATAATTGTAACATTTGGAACAAATGTCAGATAAACCAACTACCATCAAAGAGATAGCAAAGCTTCTTGACATCTCGGTTTCGACCGTATCCAGAGCTTTGAACGACCATTCCAGCATAGGTTTAATCACAAAAATGCGTGTAAAAAAGATGGCCAAAGAGCTTAATTATGAGCCCAATCAAAGAGCTATTCAATTTTTACAAGGTAAATCAAATACGATAGGCGTTATTTTACCAGAACTGGCTGAATCCTTTTTCTCTGCAGCAATCAGTGGGATTGAAGATATCGCTTATCAAAGAAATTATACTGTTCTGCTCGCCCAGTCACATGACGATGCAGACAGAGAGAAACTCCTGATCGAAAAGATGAAGATGCAGCGCGTTGACGGCCTGTTGATTTCAGTTTCTAAAACGACCAATACCTACGAACATTTTGAGGCTTTTAAAAAGTCAAATATTCCTATCGTATTTTTCGACCGCATCCCTCCAGTAAAGAATATACATTTTGTAGCCTCTAACCTGGAATCTGGTACTTTTGAAGCCGTGAACTTTTTATTGAAGAAAGGTCACCGTACAATTGGTATGATTAACGGCCCTACTAACCTGGTAGCCAGCACAGAAAGAAAAAATGGGTATATCAAGGCAATGACTTCTCACCGGTTAAAATTTGATCCTTCTTTAATGGTCAATTGTGATTTGACAGAGGCAGGTACGATTGAGTCTATGGATAACTTCCTGAATCATAAACGCAAGCCGACAGCAATCGTGACTTTCAATGATTATGTAGCTTTATTTGCGATCCGCTATGCACGTTCTTTAAATATACAAATTAATAAAGAGATCGACTTTGTAAGTTATGCAAATCTGCCACTGATCAATTATATGGACTTCACTCCGATTGCTTCTGTAGAGCAGTTTCCTTATAAACAGGGAAAGAAAGCCGCCGACATTTTACTGGATCTGATTAACAAACCAAAAAGTGATTCTGATACGGAACCTGCTTACTATAATGTAGTTGTAGAGTCAGAGCTGATCATTAGCAAGGATAAATAAGTTTACACAAACGTTTGCACAACGATCTGATAGCGAAATTGATTAAGTTTGAGTTTACGAAAAAATAAACCCGCTTAATTTATGCTTGATCAAATTTTACCGTTGTACGGAATGGAGACTGCTGGAAATAACGTACAATTATTTGGAGATGGTCTGATCAATCGTACCTGGAAAATAACCACACCAACCAACGGATATATATTACAGCAGGTTAATCAATCTGTCTTTAAAAAGCCTCACGATATAGACCGGAATATAGTTGCACTGAAGTCTTATTTAAGTAAAACACATCCTGAATATCTTTTTGTTTCTGCACTTCCCGGATTATCCGGCGATTCGTTAATGGAAACACCAGAAGGATATTTCAGGTTATTTCCTTTTGTAGAGAATTCTCATTCGCTGAATGTATTGAATAAAAAAGAAGAAGCTTATGAAGGCGCAAAGCAATTCGGAAGGTTCTCCAGGTTACTAAATGATTTTGACGTTAAAAAATTGCACATTACCCTGCCTGATTTCCATAACCTGACCTTACGTTTCAATCAGTTTACTGTAGCAGTAGCACAGGCTTCTGGTCAGCGGAAAGAAAAGTCTGAAGACTTAATTTCTTTCATCATGAAACACGCGGATATTGTGACTACTTATAAAAAGATAGTAGAAGACAAAGAGATCCCGCAGCGGGTAATTCATCATGATACAAAAATTAATAATGTTCTTTTTGACCAGGAAAATAAAGGGATTTGCATCATCGATCTGGATACGGTAATGCCGGGATATTTCATAAGCGATGTGGGTGATATGATGAGAACATATTTATCTTCTGCGAATGAAGAAGAAACAGATCTGACTAAAATCAATGTCAGGAAAGATTTTTTTAAAGCCATATATGATGGGTATATGGAAGAGATGGGCGATGTATTAACTGCAACAGAGAAAAGCTATTTCACTTATGCCGGAAAGTTTTTGATTTATATGCAGGTTATCCGCTTCCTGACAGATTACCTTCAAAATGATATTTATTATGGGGAGAAGTATGAAGGCCATAATCTGGAACGGGCTAAAAATCAGGTCACTTTACTGGAAAGATATCTGGAACTGGAACCTGAACTGGAAGAAATTAAAGGAAAGATCACGATTCAGTAAAGGATAGTTCATTGGCTATTCGTATTTCCTGATTTTTATAAGCGGCTTTAGCCTTACTCAAATAATTACTTATGGTGCTGTAATTAAACTGTGGGATCCAGTGTCTAAATCGACATGGATCCCACTTTTTGTTGCAATTATACACCTTTACGTGCCAGCTCAACCATTTGTACTACTTCTTCTGCAACAGCCTCGGCTCTTCCTTCAAAACCAGCCACTTGAAAGCGAACCCTACCATTACCATCAATAATAAATTTCGCAGGTATTCCATCTATTTTAAATGCATCGGCGGCTGCACTATGTTTAGTAGATTGATTTCTTGGATCCATATACAAATCAAATTTATAGTTGCGCTTGCTTAGGAAAGTCTTAGCATCGGTTAAGGGATCGCTAACATTTTCCCAGGTATGGATAAACAAAAATTTAACATCAGGATCATTAGCGTATCTGTTTACAGCCATTTGCATAGCAGGAAAAGATTCAACACAGGGTCCGCACCAGGTAGCCCAAAAATCCAGTATGATTGTTTTACCTTTAAAATCTGCTAATGAAACTGTTTTCCCATTCACATCAGTTACCGTAAAATCCGGAGCAGCTTTGTTAACCATTAATGGTGAAACATGGGCTTTAATCTTATCAATAAAAACCTTTTGCAAGCTGGCAATATAGGCATCTACATCCTTACCAGGATTTAATGTTGCGTAGCCTTTTCTTACCTGTTCAATATAACTTTGATCAAATTCCCCCTTTCTAACCGCTTCTGCCAAAACGGGCAAAGCTTCCTCATATTTACCATTTAAGCTCGATAAGAAAGCATAGTTTTCAATAAGCTCCTCATCTCTGTCTTTAATCTTATTATAGGCTTCGGTAGTGTATTGATATGCCTCCTCATATTTACCAGCTTTGAACAGCAGCTTACCGTAAATATTGATATAATCGTCATAGGCTGACTTTGGATCAACTTTCAATGGTTCTTTTAAAGCAGTCTGACCTTTTATTTGTTTTGCGCTTGCTAATTCAATGGTGGCAAGTTCCAAAGCTGCAGCCTTGTCAACAGCAGCCATGATCTCAATAGCCATTGCTACGGCCCTTACTTTAAATACAGGGTCTTGCATTGAATTGATAAAGTGAAGAACCCGGGCTGAGTTTGGAACTTCAGCATATGCACTGGATAACAAACTTTTTTCCATATCCAGGTTAACATCCGGATATTGCTTAATCATAGATTGAAGCAACGTTTCCATTTCCGGAACTCCTCCTTTCAATTGGAGAAATGAAGTTAATCTTAACATTCTTGCACTCTGGCTTTGCGGATATTTTTTTAGCAGACTTTTAGTCACCGTCTCCTTTTTCGCTGCATTTTTATCATAGTATTGAACTAATACCATCAAATCTTCATCCGATCCATTTTCTAAGATCTTTATCTTTTGCAGGATTATCTTATGATTCTTTTCAACCTTTAACGCGTTTAATTTTGACTCAATGGATGTCCCTTTTCTTTTTTGTGCAAGTATACTTAACGAACTAAGCATCAAAATTGCCAGAATTATTTTTTTCATCAGTGTATATTATTTTTTATCGGTTATGTGGCTATCATCAGCATATCATTGCTGTTTATAAACAGTATGCTGATGATAATTTCATTTAATATTTGATTGTAAGACCTTTCTAAAAGAATTTATTTATAACGAATCCCCAATAAATTTTGCAATTGCGGCAACAGGCATAACGATAGTCGATGTCCTGCTGCGTCTGGCAATGTTTATCCCGTAAAACTCTCCTGTACTGTCAAATACAGTACCACCGCATTCGTTAGCTCTGACGGCTGCATCATGAACAAGTACATGCTTAAAGCCATCAGAACGTACACTTCGCCCCCCAGCGTAGTCATAAGAAACATGTCTCACCGTAGGTTCTGCTTCGAGATATACACTAAGATGCATCGGGTTACCATCCCTGATAATATCTATGGAAATCGAATCCGCAGCCAGATACCTGTCAAATTCATTGTTGTAATCTGACGCCGTACGCACTACTGTTCCGTTAATTTTGATCACCTGGTCTTTCTCTTTAAGAAATGAAGCTACTTCACTCTCTTTACTAATGCTGGTGAGTGTTATTTTCCCATCCTGATAGGCGGCACTTGCCCCCAGGTATCCTTTACTTGTATTCAAAGGCATATCAATATATGCAGCACTTAATACGCCAACTTTAGCAGAGTCTGATGACAAAGCAGAAATTAGGATCTTACCCAGATCTTTTTGCTTGAGATCAGGGTTTTCAGCAGTAGATTTCAGCCTGATGCCAACGCCCAGTTTTTTTTCAGTTTTTAACAGAACAAGATCGTTTTCCCTGTCTCTTTTGATCACTTGAACTGAAGCTGTACCAGCACCAATTTTGAGTAGAGGATGATTAAAAACCATTGAACTCTTACTGATAATATATTCTGCACCACCATAATTAAACAGCGTGCCAAGAATAGATTGCTGTTGCACTCCACGGGAACTTTTCAGTACGACCACGCTCCTGTTATATTTAGTTGGATTCTCAGCAATATTTTCCAGTGCTGGCACAGTTTCCATTGCTATTGAAGATGTAACAGCTGGTAAATCATCTGCGGGCGGAAATTCCGTATAATCTTTAGCAGTGTTGAGCGCCGTCCAATATTTCAAAAAATAATCAACCGGAACATCATAATTCTGGTTTTCGTTTTCCTTGATCCAGCTATGCACGCCAACAACTCGTCCAATTACATCAAATAAAGGCCCTCCCGAATCACCGGGTTCCATTTTAGCTGATGATTCAATGAATCCGTCAGTTAAATCCACATCAGCTATTCTACCGAAACGCACATTTGGTGTTTGCTTAAAAAAGGATCCGGGATAAGAAATGCTGATCACAGGTTGATTCAATTTTAATTCACTGCTGGGTGCCATTTTAGCGAAAGGCCATTTTCCAGGCTTCATAATTTTGATCAGGGCCATATCATAATCAGTGTCTTTGTCCTGAATACCAATCCTACCTAAACCTACAGCAATATGTTTTTTACCCTCTGGAAAAGAGATCTGGTAAATCTGATCAGGCATAGCCGCATGAGATGCCGTAAGGATATGTCCTTCAGCAGACACTACTACACCTGTAAATCCGTTCGCTTCTTCAATACCATCCTGAACCTTATTCTTAACCGTATCCCATTCAATAATATATACACTGGTCTCCATCGCCTTTTCAACACAATTCGCAATCAGCTTCTCCAGCTTTTTGGCATCCGTCTTAGTCTGACAAAATCCATTTAATGAAACAAGGCAAAACAAGCCTGTTAAACTTAATTTTAAATATTTCATTTAGATTTACTTTTTACAGCCGATGTTTTTTCAGAAGAACGTGCTTTAGTCAGTTCGACCATCGCCTTTAATTTATAGAATTCCTTATCATCAGATCCACTATAGCCGATGCTGGTTTGATTAATATTTCCGTTAGCATCGATAACAAATTTCTGAGGTGTACCTAAAGCGTTTAATGCTTTAAAAATAGCTTCATTATTATCGAATAATACGTTGAGTTTATAGCCATTTTTTTCCATGTATGGCTTTACAGTCGCTGCATCCTCGCCTTCATTAAGGACAAATAACCGGAAAGGCTCTTCTTTATAAAAGTTAACTAAGCGTTGAAAGGCGGGAAATGCTGCAACACATGGTTTGCATACCGTACTCCAAAAATCGATAACAACTATCTGACCTCTGTAATCAGACAATTTAACAGCCTTACCATTAATATCAGTCAAAGTAACATCAGGTGCAGGCTTCGTAACTGTAATCCAGGCCTTTTCTACTTCCTTATAAATCTTTTTATAAGATTCATCTTGTAATGCTGTGATATATTTATCCACGTCTGCACTATTTCCTTTGACTTTTTGAAAGACCTCTTTTAAGGTCGCAATCGTTTTTGGTGTGGAAATCGCATTACCCACAGCCATAGATAAGGTGTCAAGTGCCCTTTGATGCTGCCCGGCAGCTGATAATATGATACCATAACGGTTAAGATAATTAGCCTTTGTGTTTCTAAAATAAGAAAGGTTTCTAAATGTGGCATATTCACCAGATGCCTTGATGTTTTTCATAGCTATATCAACATGACCAAGTCTGGCATTGGCTACTGCATTTACTTCAAGCAAAATTCCTGTCCGTGAAAATGTGTCATCATGTATTTTCTTTCTCAGGTCATCTAAAAGCTGTTTTGAAATCTGCTCCACTTCTGCAACATTCTTATTGTCGTCAACCCAATATTCAAGCAAATTGCTCAGCTCAAATAACTGTAGCGCTGTAAATTTTGGACGGGTATTCTTATAGAAATTATATTTATCAATATTTCCCTTAACCAGCCAGTCAACCGCTAATTGAGCGCGATATTCATTATACTGGTCTGGTTTAGCGGCACCAGCCGGTTTTTTTTGCGAGTAAGTCATTATAAAATCGTTCTTCATCTTCTACGTTGACCAGAGCATTGAATTGTTTCGCAATCTGTTGTGGTGTACGCTGTGCATATAATGTGCCGGAAACCAGCACCAATAATAAAATTAGCTTTTTCATAATTCTATATTTAACTGTGTGCTTTTACGATTTCAACCATAGCTTTCAACTTGTAATATTCTCTGTCTGTAGAACCCGCATAGCCTGAACTATAGAATCTTATAGTACCGGTTGGATCAAAAATAATCTTGGTAGGGGTTGCTTGAATATCGTATGCTGCGTTTGGCACATCTCGTAAGACATCCAGGGTTATGCCTTTTTTCGCGATAAAACTTTTAATCGTTTCCTGGCCTTCAAACAAGTTGATCACAAAAAGCTGGAAAGGATCATTTTTATAATCTGCCACCACTTTTTCAAATCCTGCAAACGCGGCCACACAAGGTGTACATCCGGTGGTCCAGAAATCAATCACCAGAATTTTTCCTTGATAATCAGCAAAGTTTACCTTTTTACCGCTCAATTCAGGTAACGAGATCTCTTTAGCGTGTTTCCTGGCGGTGAAAAGAGTCAGAGTTTTATCCTTACTATCTTCATCCGGGTTAGCTATAACTCCCCGAAATGGTATTTTGCTATCTGCGATATATGATTTTTCAACCTCCTTGTAATACTTGTGATAAGCCTCATCCTGCAGAGCTTTGATGGTACTATCCAGTCCTTTATCGCTACCATTCACCTTTTTATAAATTTCTCTCAGGGTTGCTATCACCTTAGGATTGGAATCAGCATTCCTTACAGCTTCAGTGAGTAAATCCAAAGCCTTTTTATGCTGACCCGCAGCATGCAAAACAATTGCGTAACGATTCAGATAATTGGACTTAGAATCTTTGAAATATTTTGCTTCTCTCATACCTTTGATAACTGAAGAGCGTTCAATATTTTTCATAGCTACGTCCACATTGCCTAATTTCGCATTGGCCATTGCATTTACCTCCAAAAGGACCTGCATTCTATCCGTAGTCAGCTCATCATTTGCCTTATTTTTATCCAGCCTATCCAAATATGCTTTCGAAACTTCTTCAACAATCTTTAGATTATTACTATCTTCTACTAAATGTTCCAATGTGTAGCTGAAGTCAAGCAAATTCGGGAAAGAAAATTCAGGATTGCCTTTGGTATAATATTTATACCGTTCCAAATTTCCTTTGGCAAGCCAACCAATTGCCAAAGAACTTCGGTAATCATTATACTGAGCAGGTTTTGCCTTATTTTCAGGCTTTTCCCTAATCATTTGATTATAGAATTTCTCTCTGCCTTCTACGTCAACAATCAAGTTAAAATTGGTATAGTTATATTTCTTGGGCACAACCTGCTGAGCCCATGCTGAACTAGAAATCAGCAAGGATAAAATTATCTTTTTCATGAGTGAGTATATATGTTCTTATAGTTATATTTTATTTGATCAGTTCAGCAAGCCTGTCATGTAAATCCTTACCTCTTAAATCTTTACCAACGATTTTACCATTCGGATCGATAAGTACATTGGCTGGAATGGATGATATATTGTATGATTGTGTTACTTCGCTCTTATCAGCTTTGAAATCACATACCTGTTTCCATGGCAATTTGTCTTCAGCAATTGCTTTTAGCCAGAGGTTCTTTTTTTCATCCAGGGAAACGCCTAAAACCTGAAAGTTTTTGTCTTTATATTTTTCATAAGCAGCCAGTACATTTGGGTTTTCTGCACGGCAAGGCACACACCAGCTGGCCCAAAAGTCTACCAGCACATAACTACCTTTATAAGAGGATAATGATACTGCTTTTCCATCTGTATCATTTAAAGTAAAGTCAGGTGCAGTTTGATTACCAGAAACGGCCAGTTTTGCCTCATCCATTTTTGGTTTCCAGCGCAGTACCTTTTCTGTATTTTGCATACGTTTGCTCAGCGCATTATACATAGGCTCAACCAATTTCGGCTGAATTGCACTTTGGGTAAACAAATCCATCAGATCGACGCTCATATAGTTATCCGGAAAACGTTTTACCATATCCGAAATCAACATCTCGTAAAATTCCATTCCGGATGGTGCTCCTTTTAACGCCTTATTTCTGGCTGCAGCCTCAAGGGCATAGGCTTCCCATGCTTTTTGCTCCTTGCCACCACCAGCATAGGAGGCCGTCCCTGCAGTGTCAAATGTGATATCGATATTGCCATCCAGATAAAACAGCGCTACGTTTTTCATTCCGTCATTCTCTTCGGACTGAGCTTTGCGCGCTTTTTTACCTGCAGTACGAGGCATAATTAAGTTCAACTCCGCCATTTGCGGTCTTCCAATAATGCCTGTAAATTCAAATTTACCATCACTAATGCTGACAGTATCAGATTTATACTCACCACCCTTGTCATCGGGTGGATAGGCCATTACGGCTTTAATAGCCTTATTAGTACTTGGAATTTTGCCTTTAATCCTATAATTCGTTTGAGCATTTAAAAATGCAGGCAGCAAAAAGACAACTGCTAATGCAAGTAATTTATTCATATGTATGTAGTTAATAGCGAATTGCCCCTATAGGAACAATTCGCTCAGTTATATAATTGATTTTCTAAGGATTTTCCTGCAAGCCCTGGCTTTCGCGCAGCATACGTTCGCCAAATTTTAAAGCAAATCTTTCAGGTTTCAGTGTATAGCTTTGCAGCACATTTCCATCAGCATCAAAACTTTTATGCGTATATTTTATATGGCTGGAGTAAATTGGATCCTGCGATAAGCGACGCATATCTAACCAACGCAGACCTGTAAAGGCAAATTCCCGAACACGTTCATCGAGGATGAATTTTACCAAAGCCTGCTGATCTGTACCAACATTTGCAGGTATTGTAGCAGCATCTTCAGATAGTCTGTTTACCCTCAGTTTTTCCAGATCTTCAATTGCGCCGCTAAGATTACCTCCACGTGCTTTACATTCCGCACTCATCAGGTATAAATCTGGAAGTGAGGGTCCGGCCATAACAAAGAATCCAACAGGACGTCTCATTCCTTTCGCAAGTATTTCATCTTCAAACGCATTTCTTGGATCAAATAATTCTACACGTTTATCTGCAGGATCATATAATGATGCTGTTTCAGGATTGATTACAAATGTATTTTGAGCATCAAGCAGGAAAGATCTTGCCTGAATATCATAAATGGTTTCCGTATAATTAGCTGGGATTGGTTTCTTGCTAAAGCCAAAAGGACTAAAGGGAAACCAGTTATTTTGACCTTCAGGATTTAATACTTCGTTGTAGTCATATAATTTTAAGGTAATGTTAGCTCTTGATAATTCTAAAAATGCAGCATCAATTTGTTTTTTTGCATCATCAAACCTCCCCATTGTTATAAAAACCCGGGCCAAATAGAATTCTGCAGCCAGCTTAGACATTTTACGACGGTGAACAAGGGGGCCAAGATGGGCTATTGCCTCCGTTAAGTCTTTAATGATAAAATCATAATTTTCCTTTTGGCTC is a window encoding:
- a CDS encoding trypsin-like peptidase domain-containing protein, giving the protein MKYLKLSLTGLFCLVSLNGFCQTKTDAKKLEKLIANCVEKAMETSVYIIEWDTVKNKVQDGIEEANGFTGVVVSAEGHILTASHAAMPDQIYQISFPEGKKHIAVGLGRIGIQDKDTDYDMALIKIMKPGKWPFAKMAPSSELKLNQPVISISYPGSFFKQTPNVRFGRIADVDLTDGFIESSAKMEPGDSGGPLFDVIGRVVGVHSWIKENENQNYDVPVDYFLKYWTALNTAKDYTEFPPADDLPAVTSSIAMETVPALENIAENPTKYNRSVVVLKSSRGVQQQSILGTLFNYGGAEYIISKSSMVFNHPLLKIGAGTASVQVIKRDRENDLVLLKTEKKLGVGIRLKSTAENPDLKQKDLGKILISALSSDSAKVGVLSAAYIDMPLNTSKGYLGASAAYQDGKITLTSISKESEVASFLKEKDQVIKINGTVVRTASDYNNEFDRYLAADSISIDIIRDGNPMHLSVYLEAEPTVRHVSYDYAGGRSVRSDGFKHVLVHDAAVRANECGGTVFDSTGEFYGINIARRSRTSTIVMPVAAIAKFIGDSL
- a CDS encoding redoxin domain-containing protein, with translation MKKIILSLLISSSAWAQQVVPKKYNYTNFNLIVDVEGREKFYNQMIREKPENKAKPAQYNDYRSSLAIGWLAKGNLERYKYYTKGNPEFSFPNLLDFSYTLEHLVEDSNNLKIVEEVSKAYLDRLDKNKANDELTTDRMQVLLEVNAMANAKLGNVDVAMKNIERSSVIKGMREAKYFKDSKSNYLNRYAIVLHAAGQHKKALDLLTEAVRNADSNPKVIATLREIYKKVNGSDKGLDSTIKALQDEAYHKYYKEVEKSYIADSKIPFRGVIANPDEDSKDKTLTLFTARKHAKEISLPELSGKKVNFADYQGKILVIDFWTTGCTPCVAAFAGFEKVVADYKNDPFQLFVINLFEGQETIKSFIAKKGITLDVLRDVPNAAYDIQATPTKIIFDPTGTIRFYSSGYAGSTDREYYKLKAMVEIVKAHS
- a CDS encoding TlpA family protein disulfide reductase, producing the protein MTYSQKKPAGAAKPDQYNEYRAQLAVDWLVKGNIDKYNFYKNTRPKFTALQLFELSNLLEYWVDDNKNVAEVEQISKQLLDDLRKKIHDDTFSRTGILLEVNAVANARLGHVDIAMKNIKASGEYATFRNLSYFRNTKANYLNRYGIILSAAGQHQRALDTLSMAVGNAISTPKTIATLKEVFQKVKGNSADVDKYITALQDESYKKIYKEVEKAWITVTKPAPDVTLTDINGKAVKLSDYRGQIVVIDFWSTVCKPCVAAFPAFQRLVNFYKEEPFRLFVLNEGEDAATVKPYMEKNGYKLNVLFDNNEAIFKALNALGTPQKFVIDANGNINQTSIGYSGSDDKEFYKLKAMVELTKARSSEKTSAVKSKSK
- a CDS encoding TlpA disulfide reductase family protein gives rise to the protein MKKIILAILMLSSLSILAQKRKGTSIESKLNALKVEKNHKIILQKIKILENGSDEDLMVLVQYYDKNAAKKETVTKSLLKKYPQSQSARMLRLTSFLQLKGGVPEMETLLQSMIKQYPDVNLDMEKSLLSSAYAEVPNSARVLHFINSMQDPVFKVRAVAMAIEIMAAVDKAAALELATIELASAKQIKGQTALKEPLKVDPKSAYDDYINIYGKLLFKAGKYEEAYQYTTEAYNKIKDRDEELIENYAFLSSLNGKYEEALPVLAEAVRKGEFDQSYIEQVRKGYATLNPGKDVDAYIASLQKVFIDKIKAHVSPLMVNKAAPDFTVTDVNGKTVSLADFKGKTIILDFWATWCGPCVESFPAMQMAVNRYANDPDVKFLFIHTWENVSDPLTDAKTFLSKRNYKFDLYMDPRNQSTKHSAAADAFKIDGIPAKFIIDGNGRVRFQVAGFEGRAEAVAEEVVQMVELARKGV